Proteins found in one Magnolia sinica isolate HGM2019 chromosome 5, MsV1, whole genome shotgun sequence genomic segment:
- the LOC131246551 gene encoding pentatricopeptide repeat-containing protein At4g38010-like isoform X5, which produces MSLPTHKWNKNNPLFPNLPLHFPKIPSNSSQIPVVLSLYITSGLLLHSLSNLFSYNSIIRSLAAGPTPHLSISLYNHMRRNSVSPDNYTFPFVLKSCARLLFYQKGRELHAVSLKLGFEYDVFVQNSLIYMYSICGEIETACRVFDFMPIWVRDVVSWNSLISGYVQRGHCGNALDVFVKMLGVVEGFVRPNEVTAVSVLAACSRVGGIELGRRIHAFVVGSGFLLDVFLGSSLIDMYVKCGHVDDARLVFDGMPERNVVCWTSMISGYAQSGRFREAIELFRVMLVVGVEVDGATVACVASACAHLGALDHGRWVHAYCDRNGVEMNVTVKNALIDMYSKCGDIGEARRIFDRLFRRDVFSWTVMISGLAMNGMSDEALDLFSQMRLLGDVRPNEVTFLGVLSACSHGGLVDEGYHHFNCMKKIYNLTPQIEHYGCVVDLLGRANLLVEAENFIKNMPIEPDAVIWRSLLFACRSNRNIELAEFAVKHILELEPGRCGVHVLLSNIYAASLRWNDVKRVRKGLRPAVRAYNGHMGQKGYQVLVLMAWLKNQAGSFITKAKHSGR; this is translated from the coding sequence ATGTCCCTCCCAACACACAAATGGAACAAAAACAACCCACTCTTTCCCAATCTGCCCCTCCATTTTCCAAAAATCCCTTCCAACTCCTCCCAGATCCCTGTCgtcctctctctctatataaCCTCAGGCCTCCTCCTCCATTCCCTCTCCAATCTCTTCTCCTACAATTCGATCATCCGTTCCCTCGCCGCGGGCCCCACTCCTCATCTCTCCATCTCCCTTTACAATCACATGCGTCGAAATTCTGTCTCACCTGATAACTATACCTTCCCCTTCGTCCTCAAATCCTGCGCTCGCCTCTTGTTCTACCAAAAGGGGCGAGAATTGCATGCGGTGAGCCTAAAATTAGGGTTTGAATATGATGTTTTTGTCCAGAATTCGCTTATTTATATGTACTCCATTTGTGGTGAAATTGAAACGGCTTGCCGGGTGTTTGATTTTATGCCAATTTGGGTCCGGGACGTGGTTTCTTGGAATAGTCTGATTTCAGGATATGTGCAAAGGGGACATTGTGGTAACGCGTTGGATGTGTTCGTGAAAATGTTAGGGGTGGTGGAGGGGTTTGTTAGGCCGAATGAAGTGACTGCAGTCAGTGTTTTGGCTGCGTGCTCACGGGTTGGGGGGATTGAGTTGGGTCGAAGGATTCATGCGTTTGTTGTGGGAAGTGGGTTTCTTTTGGATGTTTTCTTAGGCTCGTCTTTGATTGATATGTATGTGAAATGTGGGCATGTAGATGATGCAAGATTGGTGTTTGATGGAATGCCTGAGAGGAATGTGGTGTGCTGGACTTCGATGATTTCAGGTTATGCACAGTCGGGGAGGTTTAGAGAGGCAATTGAATTGTTTAGAGTGATGCTGGTTGTGGGTGTTGAGGTGGATGGAGCAACGGTTGCTTGTGTTGCTTCTGCATGTGCACATTTGGGTGCGTTGGATCATGGGAGATGGGTTCATGCTTATTGTGACAGAAATGGAGTTGAAATGAATGTTACAGTGAAGAATGCATTGATTGATATGTACTCAAAGTGTGGAGATATTGGGGAGGCTCGTCGAATTTTTGATCGGTTGTTTCGGCGAGACGTGTTCTCATGGACTGTGATGATTTCCGGGCTTGCAATGAATGGGATGTCTGATGAAGCATTGGATTTGTTCTCACAGATGCGGTTGTTGGGTGATGTCAGACCGAACGAGGTCACATTTCTTGGTGTTTTATCGGCTTGTAGTCATGGGGGGTTGGTGGATGAGGGATATCACCACTTCAATTGTATGAAAAAGATCTACAATCTCACACCTCAAATTGAGCACTACGGTTGTGTGGTTGATCTTCTTGGTCGTGCTAACCTTTTGGTTGAGGCTGAGAATTTTATCAAGAACATGCCTATTGAACCTGATGCAGTTATATGGCGGTCACTGCTTTTTGCTTGTAGGAGTAACAGGAATATTGAACTGGCGGAATTTGCTGTGAAACATATTCTGGAATTGGAGCCTGGAAGATGTGGTGTGCATGTTCTATTGTCGAATATTTATGCTGCGTCTTTGAGGTGGAATGATGTGAAAAGGGTTAGAAAAG
- the LOC131246551 gene encoding pentatricopeptide repeat-containing protein At1g08070, chloroplastic-like isoform X2 produces the protein MSLPTHKWNKNNPLFPNLPLHFPKIPSNSSQIPVVLSLYITSGLLLHSLSNLFSYNSIIRSLAAGPTPHLSISLYNHMRRNSVSPDNYTFPFVLKSCARLLFYQKGRELHAVSLKLGFEYDVFVQNSLIYMYSICGEIETACRVFDFMPIWVRDVVSWNSLISGYVQRGHCGNALDVFVKMLGVVEGFVRPNEVTAVSVLAACSRVGGIELGRRIHAFVVGSGFLLDVFLGSSLIDMYVKCGHVDDARLVFDGMPERNVVCWTSMISGYAQSGRFREAIELFRVMLVVGVEVDGATVACVASACAHLGALDHGRWVHAYCDRNGVEMNVTVKNALIDMYSKCGDIGEARRIFDRLFRRDVFSWTVMISGLAMNGMSDEALDLFSQMRLLGDVRPNEVTFLGVLSACSHGGLVDEGYHHFNCMKKIYNLTPQIEHYGCVVDLLGRANLLVEAENFIKNMPIEPDAVIWRSLLFACRSNRNIELAEFAVKHILELEPGRCGVHVLLSNIYAASLRWNDVKRVRKGMNNHGIRKQPGCTFIEINGIVHEFFVADRSHPQTEIIYDMIWEMNKLLRSEGFLLMKS, from the coding sequence ATGTCCCTCCCAACACACAAATGGAACAAAAACAACCCACTCTTTCCCAATCTGCCCCTCCATTTTCCAAAAATCCCTTCCAACTCCTCCCAGATCCCTGTCgtcctctctctctatataaCCTCAGGCCTCCTCCTCCATTCCCTCTCCAATCTCTTCTCCTACAATTCGATCATCCGTTCCCTCGCCGCGGGCCCCACTCCTCATCTCTCCATCTCCCTTTACAATCACATGCGTCGAAATTCTGTCTCACCTGATAACTATACCTTCCCCTTCGTCCTCAAATCCTGCGCTCGCCTCTTGTTCTACCAAAAGGGGCGAGAATTGCATGCGGTGAGCCTAAAATTAGGGTTTGAATATGATGTTTTTGTCCAGAATTCGCTTATTTATATGTACTCCATTTGTGGTGAAATTGAAACGGCTTGCCGGGTGTTTGATTTTATGCCAATTTGGGTCCGGGACGTGGTTTCTTGGAATAGTCTGATTTCAGGATATGTGCAAAGGGGACATTGTGGTAACGCGTTGGATGTGTTCGTGAAAATGTTAGGGGTGGTGGAGGGGTTTGTTAGGCCGAATGAAGTGACTGCAGTCAGTGTTTTGGCTGCGTGCTCACGGGTTGGGGGGATTGAGTTGGGTCGAAGGATTCATGCGTTTGTTGTGGGAAGTGGGTTTCTTTTGGATGTTTTCTTAGGCTCGTCTTTGATTGATATGTATGTGAAATGTGGGCATGTAGATGATGCAAGATTGGTGTTTGATGGAATGCCTGAGAGGAATGTGGTGTGCTGGACTTCGATGATTTCAGGTTATGCACAGTCGGGGAGGTTTAGAGAGGCAATTGAATTGTTTAGAGTGATGCTGGTTGTGGGTGTTGAGGTGGATGGAGCAACGGTTGCTTGTGTTGCTTCTGCATGTGCACATTTGGGTGCGTTGGATCATGGGAGATGGGTTCATGCTTATTGTGACAGAAATGGAGTTGAAATGAATGTTACAGTGAAGAATGCATTGATTGATATGTACTCAAAGTGTGGAGATATTGGGGAGGCTCGTCGAATTTTTGATCGGTTGTTTCGGCGAGACGTGTTCTCATGGACTGTGATGATTTCCGGGCTTGCAATGAATGGGATGTCTGATGAAGCATTGGATTTGTTCTCACAGATGCGGTTGTTGGGTGATGTCAGACCGAACGAGGTCACATTTCTTGGTGTTTTATCGGCTTGTAGTCATGGGGGGTTGGTGGATGAGGGATATCACCACTTCAATTGTATGAAAAAGATCTACAATCTCACACCTCAAATTGAGCACTACGGTTGTGTGGTTGATCTTCTTGGTCGTGCTAACCTTTTGGTTGAGGCTGAGAATTTTATCAAGAACATGCCTATTGAACCTGATGCAGTTATATGGCGGTCACTGCTTTTTGCTTGTAGGAGTAACAGGAATATTGAACTGGCGGAATTTGCTGTGAAACATATTCTGGAATTGGAGCCTGGAAGATGTGGTGTGCATGTTCTATTGTCGAATATTTATGCTGCGTCTTTGAGGTGGAATGATGTGAAAAGGGTTAGAAAAGGTATGAATAATCATGGGATTCGAAAGCAACCAGGATGCACCTTCATAGAAATAAATGGTATCGTACACGAATTTTTTGTTGCTGACAGATCCCACCCTCAAACTGAAATAATATACGATATGATCTGGGAGATGAATAAACTTTTAAGATCTGAAGG